The DNA sequence ATGTCACAGGTCTTCTTTAGCTACCTCACGATACTGTTACAACACATCAGATACAAATAAATCTTTATCTCAGTGAAGATAAACTCGTGTTATGCCAGACATTTGCAGAAAATTGGCATTTatgcttaaatttaattttttcttagcTCCTTGGTGGTACTCGTGTGCCTCCCTTTACGTCATTTGTTTCCCGAACAAATGAAATATGCTCAAACACTGTGATAGGGTGATTCCAGATTTGTTTCACGTTCTCAATACTCCCTTCTCCGCATGCAGGATGGACACTTGTAATGTGACTAATCCAATCTTTGATCAGCATTAATTCGGGATATCTTGCATTGGATCTCAAGTGTGTGGTACTATCAGTCAAACCAGTAAATCATTTATAACTTGTGAACTTTTTCGATGTAATATGTTTTATCTTTTTAATTTCTGGGAAGTATCGTGATCATCCATCAAGAAAGGTTCCCTTTTTTCTAGTGAACGATTAGAAGACCTATTAATTGTAAAATAAATGttttatttgtgaataatattatcAACTTCATAATTCAGAAGGACTGACTTGACTTGGACTTGATGCttattgaaattttaattttatagtTGTATCTATGTCCTCTTCAGCTGTTATTTTTTCTTACTTGTTCTGGTGATAAACTCAGTCTTGTTACTCTTAGAGGTATTTGATAACTCCTTTGGGAATGAACGACTTAGCTATTAACTTTGTTCGTCTTAAAACTGTCATAACTAAAGGAGAGAAATCAAGTGACAATATTGGCCTGAAGAACTTGAATACATGACAGAATACGAAACTGAGAATTTAGTTCAACTGAGAAACAAACCCTGTCATGGCCTTCAATATATTTCCTATATACAATGATTCACATACAATTTTGTATGAACTAGTCAGCTGGCAAAAATGTGAGTCTGTGTCATTTGCAAAAAACTATCTATTCTACTGCTACTATCTAGTCTCTTGATTAACCCTATGTCATGTTACACATCAGGGAACAATTCATCTTTTACGGATGGAGCAATCCACTGTATTTGAATATAGGTAATCTCCCACAGATCATCACCTTCTGTAGGCACTAATAAATTCTTGTCCTTCATTGCTATTATAATCTTTCTCAATAAATCTGGTACCATTTCTTGCAAATCTGGCACACCATAGACTCCCAAGTCGGCTTTCATACATGTATCCATTCTTCTCAAGATTCCTAACCAGAATGTCTTAAATCCAGGGCTCTCTGATATTGGCTTTAAGAACTGCAGGTAAACGTTTGTCAAGAGCACCATCGAGAGCTTCAATGTGCCTTCCATGCTTCGTGTTTCCTTCTCTGCATTTTCCCTTCTTGAGTACTCCAGCATCTTTTCATGTAAGTCATCAACCATTGCAAAAAGCACAAGATTTAAACTACTTATGATATTAGATGGGGAGAAATATAGTCCCTCAGCTAATGTAAAGCTTCTCTGCAAAGAAGTGATTGCATGATTTCGTATCCCTTCTCTTCTTGCTAAGCTGGTCTTTCTAAGAGCTTCCCCAAGCCTCACAAACAAGTTCACAGTGAAGTTTGAAGAAGCTAAAGCTTTAGAGTTATCGTCTGCTGATGATGAATTGCTAGTGTTACTTCCTGGATCTGAATATCCACTTCTGTACCATTCAACTAGATTTTTAACTGATTCTGCCATTAAATCCATGATCTTCTTGTTCGTCTCAACTGGACTGTTTCTGAGGGCGACAAAACCAAAAGCACAATCGATGCAGTAAATATAGTTAGTCCGGTAAATGTGAGTACCATCTGACATCAAAAAAATCAAGGTCTCGACTGCCTTCTCATAGGTTTCTTGGTGGCGTCCTGTGATTGATAACAAATGAAGCACCGATTTCCAGCCTAGTTGTGTTTGTATATTTGCGGGACTCTTGGTAAGAATTTTGCTCATTTGTATTGTAAGAAACTCGAAACATGTATCGAGGATTTCTTTTTCCAGTTTCCACATCAAGTTGATTGATGTAAAGATGAGCTCTTCAGAGACTTTCTCTGGTCTGTACGTTGCTAGGATCCTGTTACTAACCTTGACAAGTGCTATGATTCCCTTCTCTACGAATGGAATTGGAGAGAACATCGGAAACTGAGCAACCGTGAGAAGATAATCATGATAATTAGGCCAGAATGTCGAAAACCTGTTAACATTTGCCAGTGTCATAGTGAGGAGTAAATCCCAACAGAATGCAACAGTTTCTTCTTCCTCCACAGGTGTACTAAACTTTTGGCCTTTTCCCGCAGCAGCAAATATGAGGGAGCGTCCAAGATCCTGCAATGCTTCATTGGATAAATTTGAACTATTGTTAAAGATGCATCCAATTCGACATTGTTGGATGACTTTCTGATTCTGTTCAAATTCACTTAGGCCGAGGTTCAATGATTCTTCAACGCTTTCCATGGAAAGAAAATGTGAGAACCTGCCTATCAAGCCAGTACATTGTCGTTGCCTAGCATCAGGTGATTCTAAATCTTCATCTGCTGCAGAATCAGAAGACTCGATGACATTATCAGGATCAACAACATTTGAGGGAAGTAGTTTAAGTCTTTTCAGTTTTAAAAGACAATCAACGATGTTCCTCCAGCCCCCTCTGATAGATTCCTTGAAACTGTTGGCTATAGCGAAAACTGCCAGGGTTGCCATTCTAGGTTTCATGTCATTGGTGAAGCCATATAAGGTTTCATCAGCAGATGCATATGGATTTAAAAGGGTAGTAAATTTGCATAATGAAGCCAGGAGTTCATCAAGAGTATCTTCAAGTCCATACTGAGCAATTCTGGCTATCGAAAACAGGCCTTCAGTACATTCATGTagcatttcttcttcttcagaatGTTCGAATATTGCTGATAGTGTTGCAACTGAAGGGCCGGCTATAACAGCAAACATATCTCTTCCTAGAGTACGATCTGTATTGCACACTGTGAAGGATTGCATCTTTTTGGACCGGTTTATAAGTTGGATCCAAATGTTTGGACTCATTTCGATTGTCATACCATTTTGTCCGAACACTGTGATTTCTTTTGTTGCAATGGAATGGAAAAGCCCAGATAAGTACTCTCTTGGAAGATCTTTTCCATCATTGATTGATCTATTGTTTCTTATAAACTCATCTTCTGTCATCTTTTTCTTTACTTGAGGGTTATGTTGATCTGTGTTGAGCATAATGAGGGAGTAGGAAAGCACTAGAACAGCCGATCCATTCTGGAACGTATCTGAAGTTTGTTGATCATAATACTGATTAGAGAATGCCTCGATTATCCTGTGGATCTTTTGCGACTCTCCTGGCAATCGGAATGACTCCAAATAAGTCCTAAGAGCACTGTCAAGAGCCATTCCAGCGAACTCAAAAGTTTCTGTAAATTCTTTCAGAACTTGAAGGTGAAACTCTTCAGGGTCACCGAGATATTCTCCAATCATGGTCTTATCTAGCCCAGGAGTGAACCTAAAGAACATAGCAAATGCCTTAGCAACAGGAGGATCCGAAACCAACTGTGAAACTTTCAAATAGTCCAAACCTTTCTTGTCATCGCGATTATAATGGTTACTTGCTATCGTTATCTTTCTCTTCTGTGCCTTTCTTATTCTCACAAAATCGACCCAGCTCTCTGAGCTATTAGAATCTGTACTTATCTCTTCCCAGAAAGGCCTATACTCTGAAACTTCAATGGGGTATTCTCCTAAAGGACTTGAATTGTCTTCCTTATCCACACTGTCAGCAATGTTCTGAAGAATGATAATCAAGCCTTCAAAAGCCTGAATCTGTAAACTTGTTAAAGGGCCATTAGCTGGAAAGGCATGCATACACAGCAACTTCCCCAATTCTTGGAAAACATTACGAAACGTGGGGTGAGTGTCGTAGTTGACATAGGCTTCAATGATAAAAGTAGGTTGCCTGCAAAAGTTTATGATTCCTTCAATGGCTACTTCTTGCACTTGGACTGCATTTCCGATACTTGCTGCTCTCAACAACACAAATGAGAAGAACGCTTCTAGTTGAAGACGAACTGACCTGCAGAGCACAAAAGGAAGCTTTCAAGCAGAACTGTATTACATTCAATTCAGTAAACAATATATCTCTTACCTGCGAAGGAAGTGATAGATATTGAGTACAATACTTGAAATCATTGACAAGATTAGCGGGGTAGATCGTGTTCCATAGTAAATCAAATGGTGGAAAAGATCATCTTGGACCATCCTCAGTAGTTTTGGGTGATTCATGATACTGTCACCGCTTAACTCAATAACGGAATTGATCAAAACTAGCGCAAAAAGTTGTACATCTTCATCAAAAGATTGACGAGGCAGTGCACCTTGGGCGGGGTCATACTCACCATGATAAACTTGAACCACATTAAGCAATGAACACAAGAAATGAAAGATATCAACTGCGGAGCGTATCCCATATCTCGGATCAACAGTATCTTCATCATCTGAATCTGAAATTTCCTCATCTTTAACATCAATATCAGGCAATCTTGCGAATATGATCTGAACAAGTTCATGCATTGTGTACATTGCAGTGCGTTGGAGCAGAGCACCTCGATTTGCAGACTGTTGCACAACCTGAAAACATGTATTCACAATGGTGCAAATTGAATGATCACTTAACAACACGGAAGCAGGATGCCTAACAAGTTCTGTCAAAACATACAAGATTCTCATCATAACTGAATCTTCAGAAACACTGTCAGTTTTCTCAAGCCTGCAGCTTGTGATAGCTGTCACGGCCCCAGCCATCGCGTGTTTGGCCCCAGGAGTTCTCTCATCAAAAAGATTATTTCTAAAAATCTTTAGGATGGCAGAAAGAGCCACAGCTGTTGCAGTTGCTGGAACGTCGTCGCTTTCAAGAACATCAAGAAACGGAGACAAATAAATAGATGGATCAATAGTATTCCATTCTTGTTGAGGACTAAAAATGAGTGATCTCAATGATTTCAATGATTGAAGAATGGAGGAATCATAGTAACTATCTTCCTGGGAGAAATAATGAGGATGTAAATCTGTTTTTCGACGAATAGCAGCTAAAACAGCTCCTACTTCTGTGTTCAGC is a window from the Apium graveolens cultivar Ventura chromosome 1, ASM990537v1, whole genome shotgun sequence genome containing:
- the LOC141723863 gene encoding ARF guanine-nucleotide exchange factor GNL2-like, coding for MQGGEKENERMSGVRRREFGRACMLNTEVGAVLAAIRRKTDLHPHYFSQEDSYYDSSILQSLKSLRSLIFSPQQEWNTIDPSIYLSPFLDVLESDDVPATATAVALSAILKIFRNNLFDERTPGAKHAMAGAVTAITSCRLEKTDSVSEDSVMMRILYVLTELVRHPASVLLSDHSICTIVNTCFQVVQQSANRGALLQRTAMYTMHELVQIIFARLPDIDVKDEEISDSDDEDTVDPRYGIRSAVDIFHFLCSLLNVVQVYHGEYDPAQGALPRQSFDEDVQLFALVLINSVIELSGDSIMNHPKLLRMVQDDLFHHLIYYGTRSTPLILSMISSIVLNIYHFLRRSVRLQLEAFFSFVLLRAASIGNAVQVQEVAIEGIINFCRQPTFIIEAYVNYDTHPTFRNVFQELGKLLCMHAFPANGPLTSLQIQAFEGLIIILQNIADSVDKEDNSSPLGEYPIEVSEYRPFWEEISTDSNSSESWVDFVRIRKAQKRKITIASNHYNRDDKKGLDYLKVSQLVSDPPVAKAFAMFFRFTPGLDKTMIGEYLGDPEEFHLQVLKEFTETFEFAGMALDSALRTYLESFRLPGESQKIHRIIEAFSNQYYDQQTSDTFQNGSAVLVLSYSLIMLNTDQHNPQVKKKMTEDEFIRNNRSINDGKDLPREYLSGLFHSIATKEITVFGQNGMTIEMSPNIWIQLINRSKKMQSFTVCNTDRTLGRDMFAVIAGPSVATLSAIFEHSEEEEMLHECTEGLFSIARIAQYGLEDTLDELLASLCKFTTLLNPYASADETLYGFTNDMKPRMATLAVFAIANSFKESIRGGWRNIVDCLLKLKRLKLLPSNVVDPDNVIESSDSAADEDLESPDARQRQCTGLIGRFSHFLSMESVEESLNLGLSEFEQNQKVIQQCRIGCIFNNSSNLSNEALQDLGRSLIFAAAGKGQKFSTPVEEEETVAFCWDLLLTMTLANVNRFSTFWPNYHDYLLTVAQFPMFSPIPFVEKGIIALVKVSNRILATYRPEKVSEELIFTSINLMWKLEKEILDTCFEFLTIQMSKILTKSPANIQTQLGWKSVLHLLSITGRHQETYEKAVETLIFLMSDGTHIYRTNYIYCIDCAFGFVALRNSPVETNKKIMDLMAESVKNLVEWYRSGYSDPGSNTSNSSSADDNSKALASSNFTVNLFVRLGEALRKTSLARREGIRNHAITSLQRSFTLAEGLYFSPSNIISSLNLVLFAMVDDLHEKMLEYSRRENAEKETRSMEGTLKLSMVLLTNVYLQFLKPISESPGFKTFWLGILRRMDTCMKADLGVYGVPDLQEMVPDLLRKIIIAMKDKNLLVPTEGDDLWEITYIQIQWIAPSVKDELFPDV